The Naumovozyma dairenensis CBS 421 chromosome 3, complete genome genome has a window encoding:
- the NDAI0C06330 gene encoding uncharacterized protein, giving the protein MTISYLKESYASLIKLFFNDEQCEITRTNDPNVPSCFNHKSVRTMPIIKEKHKDGLFMFSSPESLEKYKQLNSKYFGELNINGFGIPYLHIIRIVSPIGFPFVDNCSSFKIYKYEVRNASDPLPLEYPHFEIITSSNHLKLYKILICSIDQFNYEMLGSGKFYFQYYMPDFPISNMLMRWKGLMSDYHFQMDEMNFNWRQCFQFNSKGYVHHRLRLTDVTVPQQDNSTVIANSLERKFKKKNLKQNVIVAHLLRIPIKPYDFTRGRGSDFFQWTDLEIGEDSQFHTLGIQDISPLKERIACQGLFFSYREVEKYELYIYDAVDFMYLPELMGWDEFYRWKAMNPKTLVVMLAGNK; this is encoded by the coding sequence atgacaatttcctatttgaaagaaagtTATGCGTCTTtgattaaattatttttcaatgatgaaCAATGCGAAATCACAAGAACAAATGATCCCAATGTTCCGTCTTGTTTTAATCATAAAAGTGTTCGAACGATGCCAATAATTAAAGAGAAACATAAAGATGGGCTATTCATGTTTTCATCTCCTGAATCCTTAGAAAAATACaaacaattaaattcaaaatattttggagaattaaatattaatgGGTTTGGTATTCCATATTTACATATAATAAGAATTGTTTCTCCCATTGGGTTCCCCTTTGTGGATAATTGTTCTTCCttcaaaatttataaatatgaGGTAAGGAATGCAAGCGATCCACTTCCGTTAGAATATCctcattttgaaattattacgAGTAGCAATCACTTAAAATTGTACAAGATTCTAATTTGTTCCATTGATCAATTTAATTATGAAATGTTGGGGTCTGGGAAATTCTATTTCCAATACTATATGCCAGATTTCCCTATTTCTAATATGTTAATGAGATGGAAGGGATTAATGTCAGATTATCATTTCCAAATGGATGAGATGAATTTTAATTGGAGACAATGTTTCCAATTTAATTCAAAAGGGTATGTACATCATAGATTACGGTTGACTGATGTAACGGTTCCTCAACAAGATAATAGTACTGTTATAGCAAACAGTTTAGAGAGaaaatttaagaaaaagaatttgaagCAAAATGTTATTGTTGCACACTTATTAAGAATTCCTATAAAACCATATGATTTTACTAGAGGTAGAGGAAGTGATTTTTTCCAATGGACTGATTTGGAGATTGGAGAGGATAGTCAATTCCATACATTAGGTATTCAAGATATTTCTCCTTTGAAAGAACGGATTGCATGTCAAGGGTTATTTTTCAGTTATAGAGAAGTGGAAAAATATGAgctttatatatatgatgCTGTTGATTTTATGTACTTACCTGAATTGATGGGATGGGATGAATTTTACAGATGGAAAGCAATGAATCCTAAAACCTTAGTGGTTATGTTAGCTGGTAATaagtaa